The genomic window GCAGCAGTATCTCCTGTCCTTCAGGGCGCTTTTACCCTTGGCGAAATGGGCCTGACAGTACCCATACTTCTGAATCACATCGCAGGAGTCTCTCTTATCGGGGAGTACGATGGAAAGGTGCAGAGTGCCCGTTTTGATGAAACATCAAACCGTCTTGTTACAGGTGAAAACGAGATCAGCAACAAAAATTTTTACGGCATGCTCAGCTATGCTTTTATACCCTGGAAAAATCTCAGTGCCGGGGTAAATTTCGCTCTTGCACATCAGACAAATTTCGGGGAGCCCCAAACCGGAGTCGGTCTCGATTTTGGATTTTCCTGGAAACTTGTTTCATCCGACAGCTCCCGGAGTCATCTTCTCGGAATATCTACTGTCAACCTGATTTCACCCTCTGTTGGCAGTGATGACGGTTCTTATTCCCGGGATATCAAGGCTTCCTGGGCAGGCTGTTTTTTGAACAAGTCCCTGGAAGCCGGGCTTGATCTTGATTTGAGAGATTTCTGGGCACGTGTAGAGGATTTCAAAGCCGACGGAGACCTCAGATCTGCAGGTAAAGATCTTGAGTGGGGTCTCTCAACACGGGCCGGATATTGGATTTTAAATACCTTTGCCATTTTTGGACAGCTTGGCTTTGACGAAAGGGGAGTTGAGTACTGGGGTCTTGCCGGAGGGATCAGAATCCCTCTTAAGAAAAACCTGGGAACGATCACCTCCTTTTATCAGTACAATATCAAGACCGAAGGTTCCCTGGCTTCCTCACATACCATTTACCTCTTGTGGAGTTTCGGAAAAAGCCGGAAAGAGATGTGGAAAAAGCAGATCACAGATACAAGCCAAACAGACCTGCTATCAAAGTTAAAAGAGATCAGAGG from Fibrobacter sp. includes these protein-coding regions:
- a CDS encoding OmpA family protein, producing MSAEQQKKCCLIISFLLFVLLFPAGILCDGLPGEFLLSSRWRDLMWYHSPLSNPAFLTETSNITFRAAVSPVLQGAFTLGEMGLTVPILLNHIAGVSLIGEYDGKVQSARFDETSNRLVTGENEISNKNFYGMLSYAFIPWKNLSAGVNFALAHQTNFGEPQTGVGLDFGFSWKLVSSDSSRSHLLGISTVNLISPSVGSDDGSYSRDIKASWAGCFLNKSLEAGLDLDLRDFWARVEDFKADGDLRSAGKDLEWGLSTRAGYWILNTFAIFGQLGFDERGVEYWGLAGGIRIPLKKNLGTITSFYQYNIKTEGSLASSHTIYLLWSFGKSRKEMWKKQITDTSQTDLLSKLKEIRGLKVEEEKEYIRITATQIAVNFASGSADLPPDAIPVLKEIVAFLKTYPNHPVLIEGHTDNDPIIGKLREKFQDNTALSQARCQAVKDYFVKTENLPEELFTAIGYGESRPLVPNDSRENKRINRRVLVIVKK